The Erigeron canadensis isolate Cc75 chromosome 4, C_canadensis_v1, whole genome shotgun sequence genome window below encodes:
- the LOC122598618 gene encoding dual specificity protein kinase zak2-like isoform X2, producing the protein MAESKPSTSNYTSIQWPQPCRQIEYPEILLATENFNESLVIGCGGFGKVYKGNINNGSKLVVAAIKRLDSRSDQGETEFWAEVKMLSKLRHAYLVSLIGYCSYEEEFIIVYEYMPNGTLSDHLHKLGTHLSWLERLRICIGAGRGLDYLHTGTGIEFGVIHRDVKSSNILLNERWAAKVSDFGLSRISPANQPSTYVNTLIKGTFGYLDPDYVATGKLTRKSDVYAFGVLLLEVLCCKRPLDPSLDCGFATWAQDSIREGHFKRIIDYYIKSQISPKCLKKFVQIAQRCLDNHPKHRPTMGEVVVGLESILILQEKIDNSLQTSGKTLFGRMVDKFPFPSNPENSDILISSKRLSNNTKEDIQLPTFSYHMIATATDSFSLNNLLGEGGFGNVYKGVLEEGLEIAVKHLSMTSKQGIEELKNEVFLLSRLEHINLVKLLGSCIEGGENLAIYEYMPNKSLDTLLFGGENKRMLLDWERRFNIIKGIAQGLLYLHHGSLISIIHRDLKVNNILLDLNMNPKISDFGLARSLKENQRQAETISVVGTFGYMPPEYAQHGIFSTKSDVYSFGVLVLEIVSGKRNRGFSSHHDYYDLTRDVWLAYNKGMSAKIVDATLAYHPPEVLRSIIVGLLCVQDNAADRPDMTTVVQMLDHEEVDVSMPQTFSYHTIVTATARFSRKNLLGEGGFGKVYKGVLKEGLEIAVKCLSETSRQGIVEFNNEVFFLSRLQHINLVKLIGSCIEGDKKLLIYEYMPNKSLDKFIYGDDNPRLLVDWTRRFNIIKGIAQGLLYLHHGLLTSIIHRDLKLTNILLDLNMNPKISDFGLARHLEENQSEATMSNIAGTLAYMPPEYAFHGNISTKSDVYSFGVLVLEIIFGKRNNFHDLSRDVWRAYNSGVSEELIDETLAESYDQFQVLRSIEVGLLCIQNDARDRPDMTTVVQMLDNTDVLPQPKEPAFFVGRELCPRFSYDISINDLTITQEVR; encoded by the exons ATGGCAGAATCCAAACCTTCGACCTCCAACTACACCTCAATACAATGGCCACAACCATGTCGTCAAATCGAATATCCTGAAATTCTTTTAGCAACCGAAAACTTTAACGAATCATTAGTAATTGGGTGTGGGGGTTTTGGAAAAGTTTACAAAGGTAACATCAACAATGGATCAAAGCTTGTTGTTGCTGCCATTAAACGTTTGGATTCCAGGTCTGACCAAGGGGAAACCGAGTTCTGGGCTGAAGTTAAAATGCTTTCCAAGTTACGCCATGCTTATCTAGTGTCTTTGATTGGTTATTGTAGTTATGAAGAAGAATTTATCATTGTCTATGAATATATGCCCAATGGGACATTGAGTGATCATCTACATAAACTTGGTACACATCTTTCCTGGCTTGAGAGACTCCGAATCTGCATTGGTGCTGGTCGTGGCTTAGATTACCTCCATACTGGTACGGGAATTGAGTTTGGCGTAATACATCGTGATGTCAAGAGctcaaacattttattaaatgaaaggTGGGCGGCTAAAGTTTCAGATTTCGGGTTGTCAAGAATAAGCCCAGCAAATCAACCATCAACTTATGTAAACACTCTTATTAAAGGCACCTTTGGGTATCTTGATCCAGATTATGTCGCTACTGGCAAATTAACAAGGAAATCTGATGTGTATGCTTTTGGGGTGTTATTGTTGGAAGTGTTGTGTTGTAAGAGACCACTTGACCCAAGTCTTGATTGTGGTTTCGCAACATGGGCTCAAGACTCAATCAGAGAAGGCCATTTCAAGCGCATAATTGACTATTATATAAAGAGTCAGATATCCCCAAAGTGTTTGAAGAAATTTGTTCAAATAGCTCAGAGATGTTTGGATAACCATCCAAAGCACCGTCCTACCATGGGTGAGGTTGTTGTCGGTCTTGAATCTATATTGATCTTACAGGAGAAAATCGACAATTCGTTGCAAACTTCAGGCAAGACACTATTTGGTAGAATGGTTGATAAGTTTCCTTTCCCCTCCAATCCGGAGAACTCTGATATTCTAATCTCCTCAA AGAGGTTGTCCAACAACACAAAAGAAGACATTCAGCTGCCAACATTTAGCTACCATATGATCGCTACAGCCACTGACAGCTTTTCACTTAACAATTTACTTGGAGAGGGTGGATTTGGAAATGTCTATAAG GGTGTGTTGGAAGAAGGGCTAGAGATTGCAGTTAAGCATCTCTCCATGACTTCCAAACAAGGAATTGAAGAGTTGAAGAATGAAGTCTTCCTCCTTTCAAGACTTGAGCACATAAATCTTGTGAAGCTCCTTGGCAGTTGCATAGAAGGAGGCGAGAACCTAGCAATCTATGAGTACATGCCAAATAAAAGCTTAGACACACTTTTGTTTGGTG GTGAAAACAAAAGAATGCTTCTTGATTGGGAGAGACGCTTCAACATCATTAAAGGAATCGCCCAAGGACTTCTCTACCTACACCATGGTTCACTAATAAGTATCATTCATAGAGATCTTAAAGTCAACAACATTCTACTAGATCTGAATATGAACCCAAAGATATCAGACTTTGGCCTAGCTAGAAGTCTTAAAGAAAATCAGAGACAAGCAGAAACGATTAGCGTTGTTGGCACATT CGGTTACATGCCACCGGAATATGCACAACATGGTATTTTTTCAACCAAATCAGATGTATATAGCTTTGGGGTTTTGGTTCTGGAGATTGTGAGCGGGAAGAGAAATCGAGGATTTAGCAGCCATCATGATTACTATGACCTTACTAGAGAT GTATGGCTGGCTTATAATAAAGGCATGTCGGCCAAAATTGTTGATGCAACTTTGGCATACCATCCACCCGAAGTTTTAAGATCAATAATAGTCGGATTGCTGTGTGTTCAAGACAATGCAGCAGACAGGCCAGATATGACAACCGTTGTTCAAATGTTAGACCATGAAG AAGTTGATGTCTCCATGCCGCAAACTTTCAGCTACCATACCATAGTAACTGCCACTGCCAGGTTTTCACGCAAAAATTTACTTGGAGAGGGTGGATTTGGAAAGGTTTATAAG GGTGTGCTAAAAGAAGGGCTAGAGATCGCAGTTAAGTGTCTCTCTGAAACTTCCAGGCAAGGAATTGTAGAGTTTAATAACGAAGTCTTCTTCCTTTCAAGACTTCAGCATATAAATCTTGTGAAGCTGATCGGCAGTTGCATAGAAGGAGACAAAAAATTACTAATATATGAGTACATGCCAAATAAAAGCTTGGACAAATTTATATATGGTG ATGATAACCCAAGATTGCTCGTTGACTGGACGAGGCGCTTCAACATCATTAAAGGAATCGCCCAAGGACTTCTTTACCTACATCATGGTTTACTAACAAGTATCATTCATAGAGATCTTAAACTCACCAACATTCTACTAGATCTGAATATGAACCCAAAGATATCAGACTTTGGCCTAGCTAGACATCTTGAAGAAAATCAGAGCGAAGCAACAATGAGTAATATTGCTGGCACATT AGCTTACATGCCACCGGAATATGCATTCCATGGTAATATTTCAACCAAATCAGATGTATATAGCTTTGGGGTTTTAGTGCTGGAGATAATTTTTGGGAAGAGAAATAACTTCCATGACCTATCTAGGGAT GTATGGAGGGCTTATAATAGTGGCGTGTCCGAGGAACTTATTGATGAAACTTTAGCTGAATCATACGATCAATTCCAAGTTTTAAGATCAATAGAAGTTGGATTGTTGTGTATTCAAAATGATGCAAGAGACAGGCCAGACATGACAACAGTAGTTCAAATGTTAGACAACACAGATGTTTTGCCACAACCCAAGGAACCAGCGTTTTTCGTGGGAAGGGAATTGTGTCCTAGATTTTCTTACGATATTTCAATCAATGATTTGACTATTACACAAGAAGTCCGATAG
- the LOC122598618 gene encoding dual specificity protein kinase zak2-like isoform X1, giving the protein MAESKPSTSNYTSIQWPQPCRQIEYPEILLATENFNESLVIGCGGFGKVYKGNINNGSKLVVAAIKRLDSRSDQGETEFWAEVKMLSKLRHAYLVSLIGYCSYEEEFIIVYEYMPNGTLSDHLHKLGTHLSWLERLRICIGAGRGLDYLHTGTGIEFGVIHRDVKSSNILLNERWAAKVSDFGLSRISPANQPSTYVNTLIKGTFGYLDPDYVATGKLTRKSDVYAFGVLLLEVLCCKRPLDPSLDCGFATWAQDSIREGHFKRIIDYYIKSQISPKCLKKFVQIAQRCLDNHPKHRPTMGEVVVGLESILILQEKIDNSLQTSGKTLFGRMVDKFPFPSNPENSDILISSKRLSNNTKEDIQLPTFSYHMIATATDSFSLNNLLGEGGFGNVYKGVLEEGLEIAVKHLSMTSKQGIEELKNEVFLLSRLEHINLVKLLGSCIEGGENLAIYEYMPNKSLDTLLFGGENKRMLLDWERRFNIIKGIAQGLLYLHHGSLISIIHRDLKVNNILLDLNMNPKISDFGLARSLKENQRQAETISVVGTFGYMPPEYAQHGIFSTKSDVYSFGVLVLEIVSGKRNRGFSSHHDYYDLTRDVWLAYNKGMSAKIVDATLAYHPPEVLRSIIVGLLCVQDNAADRPDMTTVVQMLDHEGVLPQPKEAAFFMGRDSYSRSSLHNILNNHLTVTEVDVSMPQTFSYHTIVTATARFSRKNLLGEGGFGKVYKGVLKEGLEIAVKCLSETSRQGIVEFNNEVFFLSRLQHINLVKLIGSCIEGDKKLLIYEYMPNKSLDKFIYGDDNPRLLVDWTRRFNIIKGIAQGLLYLHHGLLTSIIHRDLKLTNILLDLNMNPKISDFGLARHLEENQSEATMSNIAGTLAYMPPEYAFHGNISTKSDVYSFGVLVLEIIFGKRNNFHDLSRDVWRAYNSGVSEELIDETLAESYDQFQVLRSIEVGLLCIQNDARDRPDMTTVVQMLDNTDVLPQPKEPAFFVGRELCPRFSYDISINDLTITQEVR; this is encoded by the exons ATGGCAGAATCCAAACCTTCGACCTCCAACTACACCTCAATACAATGGCCACAACCATGTCGTCAAATCGAATATCCTGAAATTCTTTTAGCAACCGAAAACTTTAACGAATCATTAGTAATTGGGTGTGGGGGTTTTGGAAAAGTTTACAAAGGTAACATCAACAATGGATCAAAGCTTGTTGTTGCTGCCATTAAACGTTTGGATTCCAGGTCTGACCAAGGGGAAACCGAGTTCTGGGCTGAAGTTAAAATGCTTTCCAAGTTACGCCATGCTTATCTAGTGTCTTTGATTGGTTATTGTAGTTATGAAGAAGAATTTATCATTGTCTATGAATATATGCCCAATGGGACATTGAGTGATCATCTACATAAACTTGGTACACATCTTTCCTGGCTTGAGAGACTCCGAATCTGCATTGGTGCTGGTCGTGGCTTAGATTACCTCCATACTGGTACGGGAATTGAGTTTGGCGTAATACATCGTGATGTCAAGAGctcaaacattttattaaatgaaaggTGGGCGGCTAAAGTTTCAGATTTCGGGTTGTCAAGAATAAGCCCAGCAAATCAACCATCAACTTATGTAAACACTCTTATTAAAGGCACCTTTGGGTATCTTGATCCAGATTATGTCGCTACTGGCAAATTAACAAGGAAATCTGATGTGTATGCTTTTGGGGTGTTATTGTTGGAAGTGTTGTGTTGTAAGAGACCACTTGACCCAAGTCTTGATTGTGGTTTCGCAACATGGGCTCAAGACTCAATCAGAGAAGGCCATTTCAAGCGCATAATTGACTATTATATAAAGAGTCAGATATCCCCAAAGTGTTTGAAGAAATTTGTTCAAATAGCTCAGAGATGTTTGGATAACCATCCAAAGCACCGTCCTACCATGGGTGAGGTTGTTGTCGGTCTTGAATCTATATTGATCTTACAGGAGAAAATCGACAATTCGTTGCAAACTTCAGGCAAGACACTATTTGGTAGAATGGTTGATAAGTTTCCTTTCCCCTCCAATCCGGAGAACTCTGATATTCTAATCTCCTCAA AGAGGTTGTCCAACAACACAAAAGAAGACATTCAGCTGCCAACATTTAGCTACCATATGATCGCTACAGCCACTGACAGCTTTTCACTTAACAATTTACTTGGAGAGGGTGGATTTGGAAATGTCTATAAG GGTGTGTTGGAAGAAGGGCTAGAGATTGCAGTTAAGCATCTCTCCATGACTTCCAAACAAGGAATTGAAGAGTTGAAGAATGAAGTCTTCCTCCTTTCAAGACTTGAGCACATAAATCTTGTGAAGCTCCTTGGCAGTTGCATAGAAGGAGGCGAGAACCTAGCAATCTATGAGTACATGCCAAATAAAAGCTTAGACACACTTTTGTTTGGTG GTGAAAACAAAAGAATGCTTCTTGATTGGGAGAGACGCTTCAACATCATTAAAGGAATCGCCCAAGGACTTCTCTACCTACACCATGGTTCACTAATAAGTATCATTCATAGAGATCTTAAAGTCAACAACATTCTACTAGATCTGAATATGAACCCAAAGATATCAGACTTTGGCCTAGCTAGAAGTCTTAAAGAAAATCAGAGACAAGCAGAAACGATTAGCGTTGTTGGCACATT CGGTTACATGCCACCGGAATATGCACAACATGGTATTTTTTCAACCAAATCAGATGTATATAGCTTTGGGGTTTTGGTTCTGGAGATTGTGAGCGGGAAGAGAAATCGAGGATTTAGCAGCCATCATGATTACTATGACCTTACTAGAGAT GTATGGCTGGCTTATAATAAAGGCATGTCGGCCAAAATTGTTGATGCAACTTTGGCATACCATCCACCCGAAGTTTTAAGATCAATAATAGTCGGATTGCTGTGTGTTCAAGACAATGCAGCAGACAGGCCAGATATGACAACCGTTGTTCAAATGTTAGACCATGAAGGTGTTTTGCCACAGCCCAAGGAAGCAGCATTTTTCATGGGAAGGGATTCGTATTCTAGAAGTTCCTTACACAATATTTTAAACAATCATTTGACTGTTACAGAAGTTGATGTCTCCATGCCGCAAACTTTCAGCTACCATACCATAGTAACTGCCACTGCCAGGTTTTCACGCAAAAATTTACTTGGAGAGGGTGGATTTGGAAAGGTTTATAAG GGTGTGCTAAAAGAAGGGCTAGAGATCGCAGTTAAGTGTCTCTCTGAAACTTCCAGGCAAGGAATTGTAGAGTTTAATAACGAAGTCTTCTTCCTTTCAAGACTTCAGCATATAAATCTTGTGAAGCTGATCGGCAGTTGCATAGAAGGAGACAAAAAATTACTAATATATGAGTACATGCCAAATAAAAGCTTGGACAAATTTATATATGGTG ATGATAACCCAAGATTGCTCGTTGACTGGACGAGGCGCTTCAACATCATTAAAGGAATCGCCCAAGGACTTCTTTACCTACATCATGGTTTACTAACAAGTATCATTCATAGAGATCTTAAACTCACCAACATTCTACTAGATCTGAATATGAACCCAAAGATATCAGACTTTGGCCTAGCTAGACATCTTGAAGAAAATCAGAGCGAAGCAACAATGAGTAATATTGCTGGCACATT AGCTTACATGCCACCGGAATATGCATTCCATGGTAATATTTCAACCAAATCAGATGTATATAGCTTTGGGGTTTTAGTGCTGGAGATAATTTTTGGGAAGAGAAATAACTTCCATGACCTATCTAGGGAT GTATGGAGGGCTTATAATAGTGGCGTGTCCGAGGAACTTATTGATGAAACTTTAGCTGAATCATACGATCAATTCCAAGTTTTAAGATCAATAGAAGTTGGATTGTTGTGTATTCAAAATGATGCAAGAGACAGGCCAGACATGACAACAGTAGTTCAAATGTTAGACAACACAGATGTTTTGCCACAACCCAAGGAACCAGCGTTTTTCGTGGGAAGGGAATTGTGTCCTAGATTTTCTTACGATATTTCAATCAATGATTTGACTATTACACAAGAAGTCCGATAG